Part of the Scyliorhinus canicula chromosome 13, sScyCan1.1, whole genome shotgun sequence genome, caatacATTTATTAAGATTCCCTCCATGTGGTGTTTCCAGACAAAATGTGACCATCTTCTGAAAGAAGCCTTTTACatttcacttgaaatgaaatgaaatgaaaatcgcttattgtcacgagtaggcttcaaatgaagttactgtgaaaagcccctcgtcgccacattccggcacctgttcggggaggctggtacgggaattgaaccgtgctactggcctgccttggtctgctttcaaagccagcgatttagccctgtgcaaaatATTACTGAACAGAGATTTTTTTATTTACCAACAAATTTACCATTGACCTCACAGACACCTGCAATCCCCATCCCAATATGcaaccaatttaataacaaggtgACAAATTCAGTTTCAATCCTGAGTTTAAGGAAAGCTATCTGCATtttagctgtttagcacagggctaaatcgctggctttgaaagcagaccaaggcaggccagcagcacggttcaattcccgtaccagcctccccgaacaggcgccggaatgtggcgactaggggcttttcacagtaacttcatttgaagcctacttgtgacaataagcgatttgcatttgcATTTCAAATCATTTGTAAATGTTAACCTGCTtatttaatttgtattttttttatttcacTCTCACATGTTTCATTTAGCACCATGTAATTGAAGAATGTGGGTGACGAGCGGAAAACACAGAAAGGAAATTCATAATATGGAGGCTGTATCGTTTCCTTAATTGTGCGTTTTTTCCAGTGACTATTTTACCTGTACTCAAAATCCTCCCTATATATAGCAAGACAGAATAGGCAAGATCACTGCTCGGCTGAAGATTGTAGAATAATTTGCGAAGAGAGAAAAGTTTGCATCAAGTAGTCAGCGAGACAATGAGTGCTCTGAGGAAGCTCGTGGTAACTCTTTTATTTTCGATGTTGGTGCTGGATATGCTCGATGACTCAGCCTCTGCGAGTAAGTCTTGCATCAATTATTAATTCGCAGCAACTGAAGGCATAACATAATATTCTGTTGTACATATGTTGTGAATGATTGCGTTCAATGGGATGACAGGCTAATACAGTGCATGGCATGTCACAATCTAAGAGGGTACGAAAGGCTAATGAAATGTGACAAAGTTGTTCAGTTTTCATTAAAACTTTACCACAGTGGAATCTTAATTCGTTCCAGTTACAGAATGTGATATAATTTGTTAGAATTACAAGTCATTTATGTTAGTCGCAATCCCGAAACAGATGACTTTGTAATTAGTAGCATGTCTCTATCTATCGTCTTACTCTATTTTTTAACCCTCCGTTTTCACCTTTGCAGTGGACTGCTGTCTCCGTTATTCAAAGAAACGATTGCCATTCAGATTAATCTCCGGCTATGTGGAGCAACAGTCCAATGAGATCTGTGACATAGATGCAATCATGTAAGTACAGGGGCTCTGGCGTTTCACACGGAATGATTGGGGGGTAATTGCTTT contains:
- the LOC119976362 gene encoding C-C motif chemokine 20-like, producing MSALRKLVVTLLFSMLVLDMLDDSASAMDCCLRYSKKRLPFRLISGYVEQQSNEICDIDAIIFYTVGGQAICANPDSLWVKVGLKLLSKKLEEMSLDG